The following coding sequences are from one Diachasmimorpha longicaudata isolate KC_UGA_2023 chromosome 6, iyDiaLong2, whole genome shotgun sequence window:
- the LOC135163916 gene encoding alpha-tocopherol transfer protein-like isoform X2, producing the protein MRMRCLRLLTRIHRKSHRKRAQVRGTPRLSAPPVRSQLPNFYLNHDQIRLHLLQTSRMLIQPTEEMSKLIRVELNENVETRDKDVEIIKEWLKKQPHLPDSFDDYRLMTFLRGCKFSLEKCKKKLDMYFTMRAAVPEFFSNRDITSPDMRDLATLIQIPPLPGLTKNGRRVIVMRGLDKNLPTPNVAEAMKLVMMIGDVRLKEELVGVAGDVYILDAAVATASHFAKFTPSLVKKFLVCVQEAYPVKLKEIHVINVSPLVDSIVNFVKPFLKEKIRNRIFMHSDINTLYDYIPREILPTEYGGDAGSIITINKTWMKKLEDYRPWFKEQEAVKSNEALRLGTPKTQDDLFGIDGSFRQLSFD; encoded by the exons CACCTCCAGTGAGGAGCCAACTTCCGAATTTCTACCTGAACCACGATCAGATTCGTCTGCATCTGCTCCAGACCTCCAGG aTGCTAATACAACCGACTGAAGAAATGTCCAAGCTCATCAGGGTTGAGCTGAATGAGAATGTGGAGACAAGAGACAAAGATGTAGAGATTATAAAAGAGTGGTTGAAAAAACAGCCGCATCTGCCTGATTCTTTTG aTGACTATAGACTAATGACATTCTTGAGGGGCTGTAAATTTTCTTTggagaaatgtaaaaaaaaattagacatGTATTTTACTATGAGAGCAGCAGTCCCAGAGTTTTTCAGCAATCGCGACATCACGAGTCCCGACATGAGGGACCTCGCAACGCTTAT TCAAATTCCGCCACTTCCTGGTCTCACAAAGAACGGTCGTCGTGTGATTGTAATGCGCGGATTAGACAAGAATCTCCCAACTCCCAACGTCGCCGAGGCCATGAAACTGGTGATGATGATAGGAGACGTACGTCTGAAGGAGGAGCTCGTTGGCGTAGCTGGAGACGTATACATCCTCGATGCAGCTGTTGCCACAGCCTCGCACTTTGCCAAGTTCACGCCTAGTCTTGTTAAGAAATTTCTCGTTTGTGTACAGGAGGCTTATCCGGTAAAGCTCAAGGAGATTCACGTTATTAATGTCAGCCCCTTGGTAGATTCAATCGTTAATTTCGTCAAGCCTTTCCTCAAGGAGAAAATTAGGAACCGTATCTTCATGCACAGCGATATTAACACTCTCTATGATTACATACCGAGGGAAATTCTACCCACGGAGTATGGGGGCGACGCTGGATCTATTATTACCATCAACA AAACTTGGATGAAGAAATTAGAGGACTACCGGCCATGGTTTAAGGAACAAGAGGCTGTTAAATCTAACGAAGCATTGCGACTCGGCACGCCAAAGACTCAGGACGATTTATTCGGCATCGATGGATCATTCCGTCAACTCTCATTCGATTGA
- the LOC135163916 gene encoding alpha-tocopherol transfer protein-like isoform X3: MLIQPTEEMSKLIRVELNENVETRDKDVEIIKEWLKKQPHLPDSFDDYRLMTFLRGCKFSLEKCKKKLDMYFTMRAAVPEFFSNRDITSPDMRDLATLIQIPPLPGLTKNGRRVIVMRGLDKNLPTPNVAEAMKLVMMIGDVRLKEELVGVAGDVYILDAAVATASHFAKFTPSLVKKFLVCVQEAYPVKLKEIHVINVSPLVDSIVNFVKPFLKEKIRNRIFMHSDINTLYDYIPREILPTEYGGDAGSIITINKTWMKKLEDYRPWFKEQEAVKSNEALRLGTPKTQDDLFGIDGSFRQLSFD, translated from the exons aTGCTAATACAACCGACTGAAGAAATGTCCAAGCTCATCAGGGTTGAGCTGAATGAGAATGTGGAGACAAGAGACAAAGATGTAGAGATTATAAAAGAGTGGTTGAAAAAACAGCCGCATCTGCCTGATTCTTTTG aTGACTATAGACTAATGACATTCTTGAGGGGCTGTAAATTTTCTTTggagaaatgtaaaaaaaaattagacatGTATTTTACTATGAGAGCAGCAGTCCCAGAGTTTTTCAGCAATCGCGACATCACGAGTCCCGACATGAGGGACCTCGCAACGCTTAT TCAAATTCCGCCACTTCCTGGTCTCACAAAGAACGGTCGTCGTGTGATTGTAATGCGCGGATTAGACAAGAATCTCCCAACTCCCAACGTCGCCGAGGCCATGAAACTGGTGATGATGATAGGAGACGTACGTCTGAAGGAGGAGCTCGTTGGCGTAGCTGGAGACGTATACATCCTCGATGCAGCTGTTGCCACAGCCTCGCACTTTGCCAAGTTCACGCCTAGTCTTGTTAAGAAATTTCTCGTTTGTGTACAGGAGGCTTATCCGGTAAAGCTCAAGGAGATTCACGTTATTAATGTCAGCCCCTTGGTAGATTCAATCGTTAATTTCGTCAAGCCTTTCCTCAAGGAGAAAATTAGGAACCGTATCTTCATGCACAGCGATATTAACACTCTCTATGATTACATACCGAGGGAAATTCTACCCACGGAGTATGGGGGCGACGCTGGATCTATTATTACCATCAACA AAACTTGGATGAAGAAATTAGAGGACTACCGGCCATGGTTTAAGGAACAAGAGGCTGTTAAATCTAACGAAGCATTGCGACTCGGCACGCCAAAGACTCAGGACGATTTATTCGGCATCGATGGATCATTCCGTCAACTCTCATTCGATTGA
- the LOC135163918 gene encoding endoglucanase E-4-like, with protein sequence MFNVCWIHFSCLLSLGVPLVTQSSAAPNVKPLESDRDYAKVLELSLMFYEAQRSGQLPRDNRIPWRGNSALDDRGLNGEDLTGGYYDAGDFVKFGFTMASTTTLLAWGAVSWPEAYEAAGQLDEVRKSIKWATDYFIKCHVSEVVFYGQVGDFSLDHTFWGRPEELNTTRPAFKIDADHPGSDLAGETSAALAATSIVFKTIDPSYSAECLRHARELYKFANTYRGLYHESIRNAAQFYESTDYGDELAWASSWLFKATNDRRYLEDAEHHYHHFHLKERPNEFFYNKKVAGVQVLLAQLTGQSEYQNAARAFCDFSSRHQKRTPKGLLYIDKFGTLCHAANVAFICLEAADSPEIGDSGEYREFARQQIHYMLGGGGRSYVVGWGINPPQQPHHAASSCPSLPTQCGWSEFDRDAPNPQVLYGALVSGPDEADKFRDRREDYVYTEVTLDYNAGFTSALAGLLQLHVKKSK encoded by the exons ATGTTCAACGTTTGCTGGATTCACTTCTCCTGTCTCTTG tctcTAGGTGTGCCGTTAGTGACTCAGAGCTCGGCTGCACCAAATGTTAAACCACTGGAAAGCGATCGCGATTACGCAAAGGTATTGGAGCTGTCATTGATGTTCTATGAGGCCCAGAGATCTGGTCAATTGCCGAGAGATAACAGAATTCCCTGGCGCGGGAATTCTGCACTCGACGATCGGGGACTCAATGGGGAGGACCTCACAGGGGGTTATTACGATG CTGGAGACTTTGTGAAATTTGGCTTTACCATGGCATCGACAACTACTCTACTTGCCTGGGGTGCTGTCAGCTGGCCAGAGGCGTACGAAGCTGCGGGTCAACTCGATGAAGTTCGCAAATCAATAAAGTGGGCCACCGATTACTTCATCAAGTGTCACGTCAGTGAAGTTGTCTTTTACGGCCAAGTAGGGGATTTCTCACTCGATCACACGTTCTGGGGTAGACCAGAAGAGCTCAATACAACGAGACCGGCATTTAAAATCGATGCGGATCATCCGG GTTCAGATCTAGCGGGAGAAACATCGGCGGCCCTGGCAGCCACCAGCATTGTCTTCAAGACAATTGATCCCTCGTACAGTGCTGAGTGTCTCCGTCATGCCCGTGAGCTCTATAAATTCGCCAACACCTATCGTGGGCTTTACCACGAGTCGATAAGAAATGCAGCGCAGTTCTACGAGAGCACCGATTACGGTGACGAACTGGCCTGGGCCTCCTCTTGGCTATTCAAAGCCACCAATGACAGACGATACCTAGAGGACGCCGAGCATCATTATCACCATTTTCACTTGAAAGAACGgcccaatgaatttttttacaataaaaaagtcgCCGGTGTTCAGGTCCTCCTGGCACAGCTCACTGGACAGTCTGAGTATCAGAATGCAGCTCGTGCCTTTTGCGATTTTTCCTCTAGACATCAAAAACGCACCCCAAAGGGTCTTCTCTACATTGACAAATTTGGAACTCTCTGCCATGCTGCCAATGTCGCTTTCATCTGCCTGGAGGCTGCCGACTCGCCAGAAATCGGCGATTCCGGAGAGTATCGAGAGTTCGCCAGGCAACAGATTCATTATATGCTCGGTGGTGGAGGCAGAAGTTATGTTGTTGGATGGGGAATTAATCCTCCACAACAGCCTCATCATGCTGCCTCAAGTTGTCCCAGTTTACCTACCCAGTGTGGTTGGTCTGAGTTTGACCGCGACGCTCCTAATCCACAGGTACTCTATGGCGCCCTCGTTTCAGGGCCCGATGAGGCTGATAAGTTTCGGGATCGCCGGGAGGATTATGTGTACACCGAGGTTACGCTTGACTATAACGCCGGATTTACCAGTGCACTCGCCGGACTTTTGCAACTTCACGTTAAGAAgagtaaatga
- the LOC135163297 gene encoding uncharacterized protein LOC135163297: protein MHSYRRIRRILIVLILIYHTSLSNSYRLHRNMEGKGGCTFVKCKKNERCVNRKFLCERYPCPSMLYCAKTRTELLRGPASCDSVRCTKGHICVIRVRHCNWSQSCGDRVARCVTEQEYYDGPATCAGFRCASGQRCILRESLCTRPPCKLFKSCANTQEVHVWMDRCKSLGCVSEYECFLRRPPENCQPQLCQHTPDCIATTEKELLASEKCNGWVCPTGQQCAYQVQSPCTNENCRVIRSCHGRLSPVNGSSVPTIHYRQMENIELFKPGGERPPSSAPWMDNFRAQSNAQALKYLVKETADELPYDPTEFHHWLNSVKDILGQKAYNQWLEEIRTITVHNKPFHHWFRVLNPRNSTASITQQEKPFWNILRGNDDHPENNEFDLRDEIRYRNFFTADRSHVELNQLLSKLREGRHMYLNVINKTSELVSTVEHLLPSFPIDHVVKGVQEPPETRKFMEESPDTMRAEKKPTPSTIPKIEDYQTGDYSSDNDTDFVLVDYGEGGQIEFNDTVPRVVIRVENNMHQPIKISNIHLKYEDTDSTENQNQTQSVYDQHTYDVDDFYYLRPSAQNKTTKTTTNP from the exons ATGCATTCATATCGGCGGATTAGGCGTATTTTAATTGTGTTAATTTTAATCTACCACACGTCGCTCAGTAATTCATACAGAC TCCACAGGAATATGGAGGGCAAAGGTGGTTGTACCTTCGTCAAATGTAAGAAAAACGAAAGGTGTGtcaacagaaaatttttatgcgAACGTTACCCATGCCCCAGTATGCTGTACTGTGCAAAAACTCGTACAG AATTACTCCGAGGACCCGCATCCTGCGACTCCGTGAGGTGCACCAAGGGACACATATGCGTTATCCGAGTGCGTCACTGCAATTGGAGCCAGT CTTGTGGCGATAGAGTTGCACGATGTGTTACTGAACAAGAGTATTACGATGGTCCAGCTACGTGCGCTGGGTTCCGTTGTGCCTCAGGTCAACGGTGTATCCTCAGGGAGTCACTCTGCACTCGACCTCCTTGCAAATTATTCAAGAGTTGTGCTAATACCCAAG AGGTCCATGTGTGGATGGACAGATGCAAATCACTGGGCTGCGTGTCAGAGTACGAATGCTTTCTCCGTCGACCCCCGGAAAACTGTCAACCCCAGCTCTGTCAACACACACCCGATTGCATAGCGACGACTGAGAAGGAACTACTTGCAAGTGAAAAGTGTAACGGTTGGGTCTGCCCGACAGGTCAACAATGCGCTTATCAAGTTCAAAGCCCCTGCACAAACGAGAACTGCAGGGTTATTCGGTCGTGTCATGGTCGACTGAGTCCAGTGAATGGATCATCAGTACCAACTATCCATTATCGGCAAATGGAAAAC atAGAGTTGTTTAAACCGGGGGGAGAACGTCCACCTTCGTCAGCTCCCTGGATGGATAATTTTCGGGCCCAGAGCAATGCACAGGCATTAAAATACCTCGTTAAAGAGACCGCCGACGAATTGCCATACGATCCGACG GAATTTCACCACTGGCTAAACTCCGTGAAGGACATTCTCGGCCAAAAGGCGTATAATCAATGGCTAGAAGAGATACGAACAATAACGGTTCACAACAAGCCTTTTCACCACTGGTTTCGAGTTCTAAATCCACGAAATAGTACTGCCAGTATTACACAACAGGAGAAACcgttttggaatattttaagAGGGAACGATGATCATCCGGAGAACAATGAGTTTGATCTGAGAGATGAGATTCgttatagaaattttttcactgctGACAGAAGCCATGTGGAATTAAATCAATTGTTAAGTAAATTGAGAGAAGGACGACACATGTATTTAAATGTTATCAACAAG ACAAGCGAATTAGTTTCGACGGTCGAACACCTCCTGCCATCGTTCCCCATTGATCACGTAGTAAAAGGCGTACAAGAACCTCCGGAGACTAGGAAATTCATGGAGGAATCCCCAGATACTATGAGGGCTGAGAAAAAACCAACCCCGAGCACGATTCCCAAAATTGAGGATTATCAAACGGGTGATTATTCCAGTGATAATGATACAGATTTTGTCCTCGTTGATTATGGCGAAGGAGGACAGATTGAATTCAACGACACTGTTCCCAGAGTCGTCATTAGGGTGGAGAACAACATGCATCAGCCAATAA AAATTAGcaatattcatttgaaatacgaagaCACTGATAGTACAGAAAACCAGAACCAGACACAATCAGTATACGATCAGCACACCTACGATGTTGATGATTTCTACTACCTCAGACCGTCGGCTCAAAATAAAACTACAAAAACCACCACAAATCCGTGA